Proteins from one Oscillatoria nigro-viridis PCC 7112 genomic window:
- the hpsC gene encoding hormogonium polysaccharide secretion pseudopilin HpsC: MKTLLRLLLKTQYQRNRSGPAQTEKGMTLVELLVGAIMAFLIITPMLGFVVDMLNTDRREQVKSNTEQDLQAAVDFIAQDLSQAIYIYDQAGITAINPATQLPPAPTNTTGTPILVFWKRQLIKNAVPINSAVTAKTPSACPPNGSECNDTYVLSLVAYYQIRDTAPNSIWCQPSGGNCPTRIARYEIREPVRNPYTIDATKPYYDAADLSDAQKGSEAFNKDFDFNKPTVNVTMGANFPDPQVLVNYIHYSSTNVPIPTGTQCQTLLSVTPPPPPATFNANNLLITDSSNHSFYACVDTSKNIARVTLRGNSLRRIQTDADYEATKSAYFPTATVQVQGLGGLGK, translated from the coding sequence ATGAAAACTTTACTCAGGTTGCTTCTAAAAACTCAGTACCAGCGAAACCGCTCAGGGCCAGCTCAAACAGAAAAGGGGATGACTCTTGTCGAGCTATTAGTCGGAGCAATTATGGCGTTTTTAATCATTACGCCGATGCTCGGTTTTGTAGTCGATATGCTCAATACCGACAGGAGGGAACAAGTCAAGTCAAATACCGAGCAAGACCTTCAGGCAGCCGTTGATTTCATCGCCCAAGATTTGAGTCAAGCTATTTATATTTACGATCAGGCAGGAATCACTGCTATTAACCCCGCGACTCAACTTCCTCCGGCTCCTACAAATACCACAGGTACTCCAATTTTAGTATTCTGGAAGCGACAGCTAATTAAAAATGCTGTTCCTATTAATTCGGCTGTTACTGCAAAAACACCAAGCGCTTGCCCACCTAACGGTAGTGAGTGCAACGACACTTATGTACTATCATTAGTGGCCTACTACCAGATTAGAGATACTGCTCCTAACTCTATTTGGTGTCAGCCTTCAGGAGGCAATTGTCCTACTCGTATTGCTCGCTATGAAATTAGGGAGCCAGTTAGAAACCCCTACACAATAGATGCTACAAAACCTTATTACGATGCGGCAGATTTAAGTGATGCTCAAAAAGGCAGTGAAGCCTTTAATAAAGACTTTGACTTTAATAAGCCCACAGTAAATGTGACGATGGGAGCCAATTTTCCCGATCCTCAAGTATTGGTTAATTACATCCACTACAGTAGCACTAATGTTCCAATACCAACCGGAACTCAGTGTCAAACTCTTCTTTCCGTAACACCACCACCACCACCAGCAACATTCAATGCAAACAATTTACTAATAACGGACAGCTCAAACCACAGCTTTTACGCTTGTGTTGATACATCTAAAAACATAGCCAGAGTGACGCTCAGAGGAAACAGCCTGCGCCGCATTCAAACTGATGCTGATTATGAGGCCACGAAATCGGCATATTTCCCAACAGCAACCGTGCAAGTACAAGGTTTAGGTGGGTTAGGAAAATAA
- a CDS encoding GspH/FimT family pseudopilin — protein MKTPPILLKLLHNSAAKPSHNFNKTASRKDDGGFTLLEVLVIALIIGIFSSIAAPSWEAFINRQRVRTVNDRVLQSLRLAQSEAKRTKRDVTVTFSYNPNASPAIDPPTVTINNITQQLNAGGEIKPQTIALTVNTPAAPTTPPNSIVFDYQGNLTTGITPFYVTVAPSRGGTKQCVIVDTILGGMRTDEGTFDTSTGKGCK, from the coding sequence ATGAAAACCCCACCCATATTATTAAAACTTTTGCATAACTCGGCTGCCAAGCCCAGCCATAATTTCAACAAAACTGCATCCAGAAAAGATGATGGAGGATTCACCCTTCTAGAAGTGCTCGTGATAGCGTTAATCATAGGTATATTCAGCTCGATCGCCGCTCCAAGCTGGGAGGCATTCATCAACAGACAAAGAGTTCGCACTGTCAACGATCGGGTTCTCCAATCATTACGCCTTGCACAAAGCGAAGCAAAACGAACTAAGCGCGATGTCACAGTTACATTCAGTTATAATCCTAATGCTAGTCCCGCTATTGATCCGCCAACAGTTACGATCAATAATATTACCCAGCAGTTAAATGCCGGAGGCGAAATTAAACCCCAAACCATTGCGCTTACCGTTAATACACCTGCTGCTCCTACCACGCCTCCAAACTCGATCGTTTTTGATTACCAAGGCAATCTCACCACAGGTATAACTCCATTTTATGTCACCGTTGCTCCATCTCGCGGCGGTACAAAACAGTGTGTAATTGTGGACACTATTCTAGGAGGAATGAGAACAGATGAAGGGACATTCGATACCTCAACAGGAAAGGGTTGCAAGTAG
- a CDS encoding Uma2 family endonuclease — protein sequence MQLELKQIIIQPGNQLLLKDITWPMFETLLTELGESRASRLSYSKGTLEIMVPLPEHEIGKENIGDLVKILLEELDREFWSLGSTTFKNQKMAQGVEPDTCFYIQNEAAVRGKSRIDLETDPPPDLAIEIDLTSRTQFNNYEALGVPELWRYNGRHLQISVLQDGKYIQGDRSLQFPNFPITELIPQYLEQSKTAGRNVAMKAFRSWVKAQI from the coding sequence ATGCAGCTAGAACTAAAACAAATAATCATCCAGCCAGGAAATCAACTATTACTAAAAGACATCACCTGGCCAATGTTTGAAACCCTACTAACAGAATTGGGAGAAAGTCGCGCATCCAGACTTTCCTACAGCAAAGGAACATTAGAAATCATGGTTCCCCTACCCGAACACGAAATTGGCAAAGAAAATATTGGCGACTTAGTAAAAATTCTCCTTGAAGAATTAGACCGAGAATTTTGGTCTCTAGGTTCCACCACATTCAAAAATCAAAAAATGGCTCAAGGAGTAGAACCAGATACCTGTTTCTACATTCAAAACGAAGCCGCAGTCAGAGGCAAAAGCCGCATCGACTTAGAAACAGACCCACCTCCCGATTTAGCCATAGAAATCGACCTCACCTCCCGCACTCAGTTCAACAACTACGAGGCATTAGGAGTTCCCGAATTGTGGCGCTACAACGGCCGCCACCTGCAAATCAGCGTACTGCAAGATGGAAAATACATACAGGGCGATCGCAGTCTCCAGTTTCCCAACTTCCCCATCACCGAGCTCATCCCCCAGTATTTAGAACAAAGCAAAACAGCCGGCAGAAACGTCGCCATGAAAGCCTTTCGATCTTGGGTAAAAGCGCAAATTTAG